A section of the Macadamia integrifolia cultivar HAES 741 chromosome 9, SCU_Mint_v3, whole genome shotgun sequence genome encodes:
- the LOC122087951 gene encoding carboxyl-terminal-processing peptidase 3, chloroplastic isoform X1, translating into MEALCPKLDLNIPRISSIPCKCSSTKLGSFDSYRFSCLISKSRRRSFVSSPLRFGGCRIFSEKRCLDRDYEVFEVKRDVLDRSLIESVGRSFFGFAAAVTAVISVCCDSPALSESLTVAFPVSRAREVNTVQRTLVEAWGLIRESFIDPTFNHQEESVCLTYLDWDLKLQQTMVEMFPLRTADAAYSKIRGMLSTLGDPFTRIISPKEYQSFRIGSDGNLQGVGLFINGDPRSGRLVVMSCIEGSPAERAGIHEGDELIEIDGEKLDGFDGEAAAQKLRGSAGTTVTIKVHSGKALGSNSGFREVKLPREFIKLSPISFAVIPHRTLDGHLTKTGYVKLLAFSQTAAAEMESAIQEMEDQGVQSYILDLRNNPGGLVKAGLEVAQMWLDGDEILVNTIDRDGNMLPINMVNGHALTHDPLVVLVNEGSASASEILAGALHDNGRAILVGHKTFGKGKIQSVTELHDGSALFITVAKYLSPALHDIDQVGIIPDVQCTTDMLASPKETLLKEKGTISSLEADSCIMVAEHELDIQEFQGSAS; encoded by the exons ATGGAAGCTCTGTGCCCTAAATTGGATCTCAATATCCCTCGTATCTCCTCTATTCCTTGCAAATGTTCATCGACTAAGCTTGGATCTTTTGACTCATACCGATTTTCTTGCTTAATCTCCAAAAGTCGGAGGAGATCGTTTGTTTCTAGTCCGTTGAGGTTCGGTGGATGTAGGATTTTTTCTGAGAAAAGGTGTCTCGATAGGGATTATGAGGTTTTTGAAGTTAAAAGGGATGTACTCGATCGTAGTTTGATTGAATCAGTTGGAAGAAGCTTTTTCGGTTTTGCTGCTGCGGTAACTGCTGTTATTTCTGTTTGTTGTGATTCTCCTGCTCTTTCTGAATCACTCACTGTTGCTTTCCCCGTTTCTCGAGCTCGTGAG GTAAATACCGTTCAGAGGACTCTTGTTGAGGCATGGGGCTTGATAAGAGAAAGCTTCATCGATCCGACTTTTAATCATCAAG AAGAATCTGTTTGTTTGACATATTTAGACTGGGATCTGAAACTGCAACAAACAATGGTGGAGATGTTTCCATTGAGAACAGCGGATGCAGCATATAGCAAGATCAGGGGAATGCTTTCCACTCTTGGTGATCCCTTTACCCGGATTATAAGTCCAAAG GAATATCAAAGTTTCAGAATAGGAAGTGATGGAAACTTGCAAGGGGTTGGTCTCTTCATAAATGGTGATCCACGTTCTGGGCGCTTG GTTGTTATGTCTTGTATAGAGGGAAGCCCAGCTGAGCGAGCTGGTATACATGAAGGAGATGAGCTAATTGAGATCGATG GAGAGAAGCTTGATGGTTTTGATGGAGAAGCAGCAGCACAAAAGCTTCGAGGGAGTGCTGGAACGACTGTTACCATAAAAGTTCACAGT GGCAAAGCTTTGGGAAGTAATTCGGGTTTCAGAGAG GTCAAACTACCTCGTGAATTCATTAAGCTTTCACCTATATCCTTTGCTGTCATCCCCCACAGAACTCTGGATGGTCATCTAACCAAAACTGGATATGTGAAGCTGTTAGCCTTCTCTCAG ACTGCTGCTGCTGAAATGGAAAGTGCCATTCAAGAAATGGAGGACCAGGGTGTGCAGTCATACATACTAGATTTACGTAACAATCCA GGGGGATTGGTAAAAGCTGGACTAGAGGTTGCACAAATGTGGCTGGATGGAGATGAGATTCTGGTGAACACGATTGATCGGGATGGAAATATGTTGCCCATTAATATGGTGAATGGTCATGCTTTAACACATGATCCTCTTGTTGTGCTT GTAAATGAAGGGAGTGCAAGTGCCAGTGAGATATTGGCAGGGGCGTTGCATGACAACGGCCGAGCTATCCTCGTTGGGCACAAAACATTTGGGAAAGGGAAAATTCAG AGTGTGACAGAGCTGCATGATGGATCAGCTCTTTTTATCACAGTTGCAAAATACTTATCGCCGGCACTTCATGACATAGATCAGGTTGGCATCATACCTGATGTGCAATGCACAACTGACATGCTGGCCTCACCCAAAGAAACCTTATTGAAGGAAAAGGGAACAATCTCATCTCTTGAAGCGGATTCATGTATCATGGTAGCAGAGCATGAGTTAGACATTCAGGAATTCCAGGGATCTGCTTCATGA
- the LOC122090018 gene encoding cytochrome c-type biogenesis protein CcmE homolog, mitochondrial-like gives APTEAQFSGQVICFSLFPSFSPSRDLENFQWIPGFACDLDLVFVAPSAILCRPGLPFFAIIESPLLITSPSANLSIAPVELPFSTAGFRYLSTLRRQPVPKRTVDIGARARQLQNRRLWTYALDFQLRCRFHCDCHKQFPGPVGLICHPNRCHGEVSGKPIEEQVQVKWIACRRKRHSARSGMEFVITDLITDILVRYEVSLPDLFREGHSAIVEGFVCLFTDETREELSSAGKHVSAKARSGDCYFAAAEVLAKHD, from the coding sequence GCTCCTACTGAAGCTCAGTTTTCCGGTCAAGTAATctgcttctctctttttccctctttttctccttcaagGGATTTGGAGAATTTCCAATGGATTCCAGGCTTTGCTTGCGATTTGGATCTCGTCTTCGTAGCACCCTCTGCAATTCTCTGTCGACCGGGGCTCCCTTTCTTTGCCATTATCGAATCTCCACTTTTAATTACTTCTCCTTCTGCTAATCTTTCTATTGCTCCTGTCGAATTGCCCTTCTCAACTGCTGGATTCCGATATCTATCGACCCTCCGTCGCCAACCAGTTCCCAAACGAACCGTCGATATTGGTGCCAGAGCTCGTCAGCTTCAGAACCGCCGGCTTTGGACTTACGCACTTGACTTTCAGTTGCGTTGCCGGTTTCATTGTGACTGTCATAAACAATTTCCAGGACCAGTTGGTCTTATATGTCACCCCAACAGATGCCATGGAGAAGTATCTGGCAAACCCATCGAAGAGCAAGTTCAGGTTAAGTGGATTGCTTGTCGAAGGAAGCGTCACTCAGCCCGCTCTGGGATGGAGTTTGTAATCACAGACTTGATCACGGATATCTTGGTACGGTACGAGGTTTCACTTCCTGATTTGTTTAGGGAAGGGCACTCTGCAATTGTTGAGGGATTCGTTTGTCTATTTACGGATGAGACAAGGGAGGAGTTGTCTTCGGCCGGGAAGCATGTTTCTGCGAAGGCTAGGAGTGGGGATTGTTACTTTGCTGCAGCTGAGGTGCTCGCTAAGCATGACTAG
- the LOC122090017 gene encoding putative RING-type E3 ubiquitin transferase C3H69 → MSKRILCKFFAHGACLKGEHCEFSHDWKDQPNNICTFYQRGVCSYGSRCRYDHVKVSRPQTSVSSSSTNSCQNLAFDSVQVAHPSRTSGETTKVPSVPTELSALSRPFFPPHRPAWIQDTVDHNFFYDENGGDPTITQPADQPICSFAAAGICPRGERCPHIHGDLCVTCGKHCLHPYRPDERDEHIRTCERKKKHLEALKQSQEIECSVCLDRVLSKPTAAERKFGLLSECDHPFCISCIRNWRSSSPSSGMDVNTALRACPICRKLSYFVIPSVIWYSTKEEKQEIIDSYKEKLRSIDCRYFDFGNGTCPFGTSCFYKHAYRDGSLEEVVLRHLAAEDGDTVIAKDIRISDFFSNLRLR, encoded by the exons ATGTCGAAGAG GATTCTTTGCAAGTTCTTTGCACATGGAGCATGTTTGAAAGGGGAACACTGTGAGTTTTCTCATGACTGGAAGGACCAACCAAACAAT ATATGCACATTCTATCAGAGAGGTGTGTGCTCTTATGGTAGTCGATGCAGGTATGATCATGTTAAAGTTTCTCGTCCGCAGACTTCGGTTTCATCATCGTCAACAAATTCTTGTCAGAACCTAGCTTTCGATTCTGTTCAAGTGGCTCATCCTTCTAGAACTAGTGGGGAAACAACTAAAGTCCCTAGTGTTCCTACAGAGCTATCAGCTTTGAGCAGACCTTTCTTCCCTCCCCATAGACCTGCATGGATTCAAGACACTGTAGATCATAACTTCTTTTATGATGAGAATGGTGGTGACCCCACAATCACTCAACCTGCTGACCAGCCTATATGTTCATTTGCTGCTGCTGGTATATGTCCTCGTGGGGAAAGATGCCCACATATTCATGGGGACTTATGTGTCACCTGCGGAAAACATTGCTTGCATCCATATAGGCCTGATGAAAGAGACGAGCACATAAGAACatgtgaaagaaagaaaaaacacctTGAGGCATTGAAACAGAGTCAAGAAATAGAGTGCAGTGTGTGTTTAGATCGTGTGCTTTCAAAGCCTACCGCTGCTGAACGGAAGTTTGGGTTGCTATCAGAGTGTGATCATCCCTTTTGCATATCCTGTATCAGAAATTGGCGTAGTAGTTCCCCATCCTCTGGCATGGATGTTAATACTGCACTGAGGGCCTGCCCAATATGCCGCAAGCTCTCATACTTTGTCATTCCAAGTGTAATTTGGTATtcaacaaaggaagaaaagcaGGAGATCATTGACAGCTACAAAGAAAAACTCAG GTCTATTGACTGCAGGTACTTTGACTTTGGAAATGGGACATGCCCCTTTGGGACTAGTTGTTTCTATAAG CATGCTTATCGTGATGGCAGCCTGGAAGAAGTTGTTCTGCGGCATCTTGCAGCTGAAGATGGAGACACTGTAATTGCTAAAGATATAAG GATTTCTGATTTCTTTAGTAATTTGCGTCTAAGGTGA
- the LOC122087951 gene encoding carboxyl-terminal-processing peptidase 3, chloroplastic isoform X2: MEALCPKLDLNIPRISSIPCKCSSTKLGSFDSYRFSCLISKSRRRSFVSSPLRFGGCRIFSEKRCLDRDYEVFEVKRDVLDRSLIESVGRSFFGFAAAVTAVISVCCDSPALSESLTVAFPVSRAREVNTVQRTLVEAWGLIRESFIDPTFNHQDWDLKLQQTMVEMFPLRTADAAYSKIRGMLSTLGDPFTRIISPKEYQSFRIGSDGNLQGVGLFINGDPRSGRLVVMSCIEGSPAERAGIHEGDELIEIDGEKLDGFDGEAAAQKLRGSAGTTVTIKVHSGKALGSNSGFREVKLPREFIKLSPISFAVIPHRTLDGHLTKTGYVKLLAFSQTAAAEMESAIQEMEDQGVQSYILDLRNNPGGLVKAGLEVAQMWLDGDEILVNTIDRDGNMLPINMVNGHALTHDPLVVLVNEGSASASEILAGALHDNGRAILVGHKTFGKGKIQSVTELHDGSALFITVAKYLSPALHDIDQVGIIPDVQCTTDMLASPKETLLKEKGTISSLEADSCIMVAEHELDIQEFQGSAS; encoded by the exons ATGGAAGCTCTGTGCCCTAAATTGGATCTCAATATCCCTCGTATCTCCTCTATTCCTTGCAAATGTTCATCGACTAAGCTTGGATCTTTTGACTCATACCGATTTTCTTGCTTAATCTCCAAAAGTCGGAGGAGATCGTTTGTTTCTAGTCCGTTGAGGTTCGGTGGATGTAGGATTTTTTCTGAGAAAAGGTGTCTCGATAGGGATTATGAGGTTTTTGAAGTTAAAAGGGATGTACTCGATCGTAGTTTGATTGAATCAGTTGGAAGAAGCTTTTTCGGTTTTGCTGCTGCGGTAACTGCTGTTATTTCTGTTTGTTGTGATTCTCCTGCTCTTTCTGAATCACTCACTGTTGCTTTCCCCGTTTCTCGAGCTCGTGAG GTAAATACCGTTCAGAGGACTCTTGTTGAGGCATGGGGCTTGATAAGAGAAAGCTTCATCGATCCGACTTTTAATCATCAAG ACTGGGATCTGAAACTGCAACAAACAATGGTGGAGATGTTTCCATTGAGAACAGCGGATGCAGCATATAGCAAGATCAGGGGAATGCTTTCCACTCTTGGTGATCCCTTTACCCGGATTATAAGTCCAAAG GAATATCAAAGTTTCAGAATAGGAAGTGATGGAAACTTGCAAGGGGTTGGTCTCTTCATAAATGGTGATCCACGTTCTGGGCGCTTG GTTGTTATGTCTTGTATAGAGGGAAGCCCAGCTGAGCGAGCTGGTATACATGAAGGAGATGAGCTAATTGAGATCGATG GAGAGAAGCTTGATGGTTTTGATGGAGAAGCAGCAGCACAAAAGCTTCGAGGGAGTGCTGGAACGACTGTTACCATAAAAGTTCACAGT GGCAAAGCTTTGGGAAGTAATTCGGGTTTCAGAGAG GTCAAACTACCTCGTGAATTCATTAAGCTTTCACCTATATCCTTTGCTGTCATCCCCCACAGAACTCTGGATGGTCATCTAACCAAAACTGGATATGTGAAGCTGTTAGCCTTCTCTCAG ACTGCTGCTGCTGAAATGGAAAGTGCCATTCAAGAAATGGAGGACCAGGGTGTGCAGTCATACATACTAGATTTACGTAACAATCCA GGGGGATTGGTAAAAGCTGGACTAGAGGTTGCACAAATGTGGCTGGATGGAGATGAGATTCTGGTGAACACGATTGATCGGGATGGAAATATGTTGCCCATTAATATGGTGAATGGTCATGCTTTAACACATGATCCTCTTGTTGTGCTT GTAAATGAAGGGAGTGCAAGTGCCAGTGAGATATTGGCAGGGGCGTTGCATGACAACGGCCGAGCTATCCTCGTTGGGCACAAAACATTTGGGAAAGGGAAAATTCAG AGTGTGACAGAGCTGCATGATGGATCAGCTCTTTTTATCACAGTTGCAAAATACTTATCGCCGGCACTTCATGACATAGATCAGGTTGGCATCATACCTGATGTGCAATGCACAACTGACATGCTGGCCTCACCCAAAGAAACCTTATTGAAGGAAAAGGGAACAATCTCATCTCTTGAAGCGGATTCATGTATCATGGTAGCAGAGCATGAGTTAGACATTCAGGAATTCCAGGGATCTGCTTCATGA
- the LOC122088686 gene encoding uncharacterized protein LOC122088686, with the protein MALAYGVPQNLLLKKSNSLIAFQLKSSLSNLSQIPVQKRCLRCNTLYQDKDNSPLACSFHGHINGEKGLFSLAPPHQGIDGEWSDCSGVIVYKWNDKGNRPNTGSANWKKRWSCCSEYDENALPCRRGWNVSYDDGFTLY; encoded by the exons ATGGCTTTGGCTTATGGTGTTCCGCAAAACCTTcttttgaagaaatcaaattctTTGATTGCTTTCCAGCTGAAGTCCTCGCTCTCTAACCTGTCTCAGATACCTGTACAGAAGAGATGCCTTAGGTGCAACACTCTTTACCAAGATAAGGATAATTCTCCCCTTGCCTGCTCTTTCCACGGCCACATCAATG GAGAGAAAGGATTGTTTTCATTGGCTCCACCACACCAAGGGATCGATGGCGAGTGGAGTGACTGTAGTGGAGTGATTGTTTACAAATGGAACGACAAGGGGAACAGACCAAACACTGGTAGTGCTAATTGGAAAAAGAGGTGGAGCTGTTGTTCTGAGTATGATGAGAATGCACTCCCTTGTCGACGAGGATGGAATGTGTCCTATGATGATGGGTTCACTCTTTACTAG